The genomic DNA GCGGAAGTCATGAGCGCGCGCGCCAATCTCAAAGGGATCGACATCACGGCGGACGTGGATCCGGCGATTCCCGTGATGATGCTCGGCGACCCAACCCGACTGCGACAGATTTTGTCGAATCTCGTGAGCAACGCCGTGAAGTTCACGCACAGCGGCGGCGTGGTGATTTCGGCGGAAGTCATGGAACGGCACGACCGCGCGCTCCATGTGCACTTCACGGTGCACGACACGGGCGTGGGAATTCCCGACGAAGCGCAGGCGCGGATTTTTCAGCGTTTTTATCAAGTGGACAGCTCCTTGCGGCGTGCCTACGGCGGCACGGGGTTGGGGCTGAGCATTTGTAAGTCGCTCGCCGAGTTGATGGGTGGGCGGATTTGGTTGGAGAGTGTGCCCGGCGCGGGAAGTGAGTTTCACTTTACGTTGCCGTTCGTACTCACCGACGACGAACCGCCGGCGCGGCGATTGTCGGACCAAGGGTTTGCAGGGCGGCGTGCGATTTTTGTGTGCTCCGACAAACGCACGCGTCCGGGGATGGAGCGTGTGTTGCAGTCGCTGCGCTTTGACGTCACGGTGGTGGACGAAACACCGGCCGCGCTCGGCGGCGTGTTGCGCGCTACGTTGGCGACCGACGAAGCGCTCAGCGCGGTGGTGGTGCTCGACGCGGCGATTGGAGCGGAGGCGGTGGCCAGTGCGATAACGGTGATACGCGCACAGCCCGTGGTGCACGCCGTGCTTGTTGCGGCACGCGCGACGGGCGACGAACAACACGTTGCCACGGCGAGCGGTGCCGCACTGCTGGCGAAGCCGCTCGCGCGGCGGCGCACGGCCGATATCATTGGCGAACTGTTGCACATTGTGCCCGTGCACCCCGCTACGCAGAGCGTCGTGGAGCGGCGCAAGGTCCGGGCACCGCGCGCGGTCGGCGGGCGCGTGCTGGTAGTGGAAGACAATCCCGACACGCGACTGCTCGCAACGGCCGTCCTCGAGCGCGCGGGCTACGACGTGGACACGGCGTCCGATGGCGAAGAAGGGTTGCGCCTCGCTACGGAAAAGCGATGGGACTTGATCATCACGGATCTGGAGATGCCGCAGCTTGACGGCATTGCCATGACCGAAGCGGTGCGTCAGCGCGAACACGAACACCAGCTTGATCCTGTGCCCGTGATCGCGTTGACGGCGCATGTGCTGGAGGGCGTTCGCGATCGCACGCGCGACGCGGGAATGAACGACTTTATTCCCAAGCCA from Gemmatimonadota bacterium includes the following:
- a CDS encoding response regulator: MFRMPRKPPNPPDSQSELPISNGDSGAFEAMAAANTALAAERDAANAANRAKSDFLAVMSHEIRTPMNAILGVTELALETAATEEQRSLLRTVRTNADELMLLVNEILDFSKIEAGQVTIAEERCFVSDLIESVAEVMSARANLKGIDITADVDPAIPVMMLGDPTRLRQILSNLVSNAVKFTHSGGVVISAEVMERHDRALHVHFTVHDTGVGIPDEAQARIFQRFYQVDSSLRRAYGGTGLGLSICKSLAELMGGRIWLESVPGAGSEFHFTLPFVLTDDEPPARRLSDQGFAGRRAIFVCSDKRTRPGMERVLQSLRFDVTVVDETPAALGGVLRATLATDEALSAVVVLDAAIGAEAVASAITVIRAQPVVHAVLVAARATGDEQHVATASGAALLAKPLARRRTADIIGELLHIVPVHPATQSVVERRKVRAPRAVGGRVLVVEDNPDTRLLATAVLERAGYDVDTASDGEEGLRLATEKRWDLIITDLEMPQLDGIAMTEAVRQREHEHQLDPVPVIALTAHVLEGVRDRTRDAGMNDFIPKPIQRDAFLAVVRRHIDLRPVILVADDTPDSRFLMRRMLDGRGYRILEAADGDAVLALFDAGRVSMVLLDMSMPVRDGFSTARELRKRSRGQTLPVIAVTGYADAEDKAKCLAAGCTGYLTKPVRRDTLVAAVEQAVGRQEPVTAPHMAPVVVTSGVDDGAPPVEIDADIADLIPMYLSGRRADVERARVLVAQGSFEELGTIGHHLKGNGQSYGFTVVTRIGRELEAAAVQRDALHVTALTEELSAWERSVRWTAVAVA